From Gossypium raimondii isolate GPD5lz chromosome 11, ASM2569854v1, whole genome shotgun sequence:
AAACACCCCATTGGCTGCAAATGGGTTTTTCGAGTCAAGTACCATTCAGATGGCTCTGTTGAACGCTATAAGGCCAGATTAGTAGCTAAAGGCTACAGTCAGAAAGAAGGTATTGATTTCCAGGATACCTTTTCACCGGTTGTCAAGCATGTTATAGTCAAAGTCATCATTGCTCTTGCTGCTCTATATGACTGGCCTCTCATTCAAATGGATGTCTATAACGCCTTCCTTCAAGGTGACCTTAATGAAGAAGTTTACATACAATTACCTCAGGGATTTGGCACTCCAAGGGGCACTCATGTATGTAGACTGCTCAAATCCCTTTTATGGGTTAAAACATGCTTCAAGACAATGGAATTTGAAACTCAGTGAGGATCTCATCAAAACTGGTTATGTTCAAAGTAAACATGATTACTCTATGTTCATCAAATCATCAGGCAGCAAGATTGTGATCATGttcatttatgttgatgatctctTGATCACTGGGAATGACAAATCCTTAATTGAAAACCTACAAGCAACTCTTCATCAGAACTTTAAAATGAAGAACTTGGGTACTCTCAAGTACTTTCTTGGCATTGAAATTGCAAGATCAAAAGAAGGTATCATCATGATTCAGAGAAAATATGCTCTTGAACTCATTGATGATCTTGGTTTGACAAATGCAAAACCTGCAAATACACCCTTAGAGCAGAATTTGAAGTTGACAAGTTTGGAACATGATGCAGCACTAGATATACAAAATGCAGATGCAGAATTAGAAGATGCAAGTGTATATCAGAGATTAATAGGGAGACTCTTATATCTCACCAACACTAGACCAGATATTGCTTTTGGAGTGCAACACCTTAGCCAGTTTATGCAAAAGCCAAAAAATGAACATTATGAAGCTGCTTTGCGTATTGTGAGATACATCAAGAAAAATCTTGGCCAAGGTATTTTTCTTGCAGCTAGGCACAACTGATATACAAGCATATTGTGACTCTGATTAGGCTTCATGCAACATGACTAGGAAGTCAGTCACGGGATATTGCATCAAACTCGGAAATTCCTTGGTTTCTTGGAAATCCAAGAAACAGAACACAATGTCCAGATCATCTGCAGAAGCAGAATACAAAAACATGGCCACTACAGTTGCAGAACTGATCTGGTTAAAAGGTTTATTAGCTGAGTTGGGAGTCCAAATTTCAAAGCCTATGTTGCTACACTGTGATAATCAAGCTGTCATTCAAATAGCTTCGGATCCAGTCTTCCATGAAAGAACAAAGCACATCGAAACAGATTGCCACTTTGTTCGAGAGAAAATTCAAAGGGGGCACGTTGAAACTAAACACATCTCAACAAATGAGCAAATGGCAGATTTACTCACTAAAGGGTTAAGTATTCCTCAGCACAAATACTTACTGTCCAAGTTGGGAATGAAAGATATTTTTCATCCTCCAACTTGAGGGGGCATGTTGAGAATGTAAATCTGTTATATTGGTATTTGTGCACAGTTAGTTAGGAATTTGTTAATAGTGTGTAATTAGCAATAGGATTAGTTACATTCTTTTCAATATATACCACACTATTTGTTCAAGTGAAAAATCAGTTTTCCTCATTGAATGAATTCACTATTATTCaatcaattctttcaatttcattttcttaacaaaatgtATGTGCAAATTTATCAATCAGTAATTAATCTCACTATACCAGAATGCTGGATTTGTACAGCTTTTCTCGAACAGCCAACCTAGTATTTCGCCGTTTTCCTTCTGTTTTCAACATCAGACAAAACAAGGTTCATTTAGGATATGTATTTGTACAGTATTTCCAGGGAATTGTGTTCGATTCTGCTTTGAATGTTGTTGAATGATCTGTATTATCTAATATCAAAAGAATAAATTGGATGTCGAAAACAAAGAATGTGACTCACCAGGAATGGGTGCTACATCATCTCCTTGATGAAGAACCCAAGCAAGTGATAGCAGTGCAGGGGTGCATCCATACTTTTGATCAAACTTCTCCATCTGCAAATACAAATTTGTGTTCCTGTCAAAGTTTTCTCCTTGAAACCTTGGGGGAAATGTCTTTAAAGAAGTCCATCAGTAAAAAAAAGGGTACTAATTAGTAGGATTGTTTCCATGCACAATTGAGTATAGATTAAAGCCAAAAAGAACTTGACTGGCCAAAAGAAACAATCGATAAAGAGCTTAGTTTCCGTACCAGAAAACTAATTCCAGGCACAGTTTCCGCAACAGTCCTGCCACCGAAGAAACCACGACCGAGCGGGCTATATGGAACTATCCCAATCCCAAGTTCCCTGCATACGGGGACACATTAAACTAATTAAGCATTCCTTTTTCCTTGAATTTGAGaagtaaaaggaaaaacaaaatctaaataacatttaacagAGGATATAGTTCACCTTCACTACAATAAGAGATAGGATAGAAGTAGAACAACAAAAACCAAAGTTCAAATTCCTGTCAACTTATACTTTTAATGATTCAGTATactatttttcaataaaactaGTGTTGGGTTTTTGAGGAAACCTGCAAAGGGGGATTATTTCGTCCGCGCTATCGCGAGTCCAAAGCGGCCACTTCATTTTTATGGCAGACACAGGATGAACAACATGTGCCCTTTTTATAGTTTCAGGGCTAGCTCCAGATAAACCAATGTACTTTATCTTCCCCTCTTCTACCAGCTTCGTCAGTTCTCCCATCTAAGATTGAATTAAGAAAAGCAGCTTAACATCATATTTCCACCGCACAGTAAGCATTTaaaccaagaaaaataaaggatgTTTTATAATGGAGCACTTACAATATCCTCTATTGGTGTTTTAGTGTCGACCCTGTGCTGGTAGTAGAGATCAATGTAATCAACATCAAGGCGCTTCAGGCTAGCCTCGACCGAGGCGCGGACATGTTCAGAGATACCATTTATTGCAATCCCAGTCGCAGGATCCGACTTGACAATATCAAATTCTGTGGCTAATTGTACATTCTCTCGTGGTAATTGCTTCAATGCCTGAGAAAAGATTGGTTTTTATGGGTAAATACTTATGAAATCAtgtcaataatttttttcagttaaactcTAAAGCCTACACAGTAAAACTCTGCTGGAACTGTGGCAAATATGCTACCTTTCCAACCAATAGTTCATTACTTTTGGGTCCATAGATATCTGATGTATCAAAGAAAGTGATTCCTATGTCGAATGCTTGCTTGATGATGGAGATGTCAACATCTTCAGGGACAGGATAATTGTATATTCCTGTAAGCCCCATACATCCAAACCCCAACATGGAAACCtacaaaataatagaatttacaACAAAAACGAGACAGGAAGATACTGTTTTGAACAAGCAATTGGTTTAACTGAACAAGAACTTGAATAGATCATAGACAAGGGGATCCAGCATCTCaattttagaagttttctgATTCAAAGTATGTCTCAGGTGTCAGTTAATAAACATAGCTGTACTCTACTCATAAATAACACCTCAGTCTTGAGAGAGTTCACACAGAAGAACAGAGTCTTACCTCAAGCCCTTGAGTTCCCAGTTTCGTTCTAGGAATCACACCGCTCTGATTTTGCTGCTCCTCGCCCATCGCTTCTCTCTTGTTCTTGGCTCAATGCTTTTCCTCAGTGTATGGTTGAAAAAACAGGAACTAAAAACTGCGTAAAGGAAACACACTGATCTACGCCATTTCGTATGcaacttttcttctttttggaCAAACATTTGcgtaattataaatatattaaaccCCTGTTTGGCAATCAAGATTTGGATAAAAAGTTTTGGAATTCGAATTCCAAATCCAAATCCTTTGCTTGGATATCCCACAAAAAACTGGATTTGGGTTTGAGCTAATCCATAACCTTGAGGTACACTAACACTCAACCAACCATTAAACCAGAAAGCCCATTCTGACATTAAAATGTAGAAATTAACCCAATTGTCTGATCTAGCCACTAACTCTACCTATAAATCTCAAAACTCCTAACCCTAAAATCAGGGGTGTTATACACCAACCTAGCACCGCAATACATCACCAGATAAACCAAAAGAAATATAGTGGCACACATAGTGCATCATTGGACAAGCCGAAGCAATTATATTGGCATACATAGTGCATCATCAAACAAGCCAGAACAATTATACTGGCGCACATAGTGCATCATCAAATGAACCAAAGCAATTATATTGGCACCCGTAATGCATCATCGAATAAACCAAAGCAAATATACTTGCACATAAGTGCATCATCGCCTATAACGAAGTATAAACTCATACACAatctaatcctatggcatgtcaaatATATCCGACTCTACCCGTGTAGTTAACAgggaaaccattttttaatttcatcacataattcaattcacattccATCATTCTCAATTCACCATTCCAACACATCATAAAATATgtttcaactcaatttcataccaaatattatatatctattaaatcaagttattttctattttattcaatttagtcttctaTCTCGATATACAATATCAATCACCACAATTTGATTCATAAAACCATTATATACTTACCTCATTACTAAATCATGCAATTTAACATGAATAAGAAATAATTAGATTGATCTcgaatcatagaaatacaaattgaAATCTCGCGTCACTCGTCGTTAGatctcaattttcttttccttctcaaCTATCAGATGTTgttttttggtaatttatggcaaaatgaaaaaagttgaaaactttggtttttcttctttaatgTTTACAGTTGAATTTAGGAAGATGATGACAATATGTCATCTTAGGCTTGTATTTGTGCGGATGTCAATCATTTTACTATTgaactaattatttttattaaattaattatagatagacatatttatattaagggtaaactattaaaatagtcaattttatttttcttatgttacattttagtcacttatgtttgaaatgttatgttttagtcacttatgttaacATGTTgcaacattttagtcactgagccttTCATTGCCGTTAACGATGTAACAGTAagttgacgtggcacgttaaataaccatttcaaacaaaaaatttaggttaaattatataattggtccCCATactttttcgttttgagcagtttatttttttcttttatgttcttttaacttttatttcttttatttatttttcattctcttctattctccctctattttcctctcttctccatcttttttaacgtaaaagaaaaaaatttaaatagctcaaaacgaaaaaaatagagaccaattatataatttaacctaaaattttcgtttgaaatgatgatttaacatgccacgtaagcttaccgttacaccattaacgacaacgctcagtgactaaaatattaaaacacgatAACAGAAGTGAcgaaaatgtaacatttcaaacataagtgactaaagtATAACctaagacaaacaaaagtggctattttggtagtttacccttataTTAATGTATAAATAAACTCTAATATAATGAAAcacaataaatttataagttttttaatacaattttgtTATAAATCACTAATGAAGttttgttaatataatattaattaatattaatttaatatattagagaaatataatatcaattatttaatttaaaattaagtatttatctAGAACTAAATGTTTGGGTAAATTgaactcgaataaaaaatattattttaagcattttaataaaagattatgattaaaataaaaaagaatatgtTATCACTACATAGATTACCGtacttaataaattttgatatattttatatatgtatctagTGTGcagttgaaagcaccaaaaaaaaCCTATCCCtaagaaataatgaaaaaaatagtataaaggaagtagggtcaaatcttTAGGGACTGGATCGCTATAGCTTTTTGTTTCTCGAAATCCTAGGCGCAATAGTGCCCAAGCAAAACAACTGAcctatgaaaaaaataaaacagaattaaaaatatggatgagttgaaattaaattgaaatcacAATTgtgaaaagaaacagaattgagAAAAAGGGGTTTTCTGATTAAGGGATTCTAGCCTTTGGTTATCTTGATCCTCCTTTGGTTCAATCATCAGCTTTTAGGTGATCCTTCTCATGatcgaataagccagttatagtggaagaggacgcctatgACCACCAGCTCCACTTAGGTTATAACCTTACAATCTagaggaacctgactctagccaactgTCACTTTTGAGGGACCgtcttacactagatcatcGTTTCTCAATAGCGAATGCCACACCATTTCGTCTCTTGGGCTCAACAACCTCTGACACAGTAAgttaacgaaccgactgtgtaatcttcccaaaacatacaaagcggccgtTCCTTGCACAAGATGAAAATATTGCTTTTGGAAGGACATGACGGAAGCGTCAGTCCTGTAATGtggagaaatgatgaatactcgttgagaaggctaagtGCAGATTCTAAGTCTCATGAACTCTTTTGGAGGAGTTTTGATAACCATTggctagatgagtttagtggctcatgctttttggaaaaaaacacaAGGTaatggaatgaaattttattgaaaaagaaacaaaaaggctAGAGCCTTAGGGGGAAGGACTTTTTTTACAGAAGTGATGCATGAATATTCATGTCACTccatcccctatttatagtacatAAAAAACCTAGTTTATTCCTATTTAAACTCACGATGACAAtgtttaaaagatataatttgaaattaaatctaaacaatatcataataatcctaacaataatcctaaaaacaaaattcaaatttaaataaagttttatgttcataaatctcttctttgaaaattttccccAAGTCTTCTACACTTTGTATTTTCGGCACCATTTCTTCCCTATTTTGCATGCTGACccattttgtctttaaattcatgctttttgcccctaaatttccttttgtcgccaatttagtccctacaaaataaaaaaccataaacaaccCAAATTAGTAGCATCGtactcaatatatatatgtaattaacacataaaagtaTGTCATTTTAAAGTATTATCAGTATCTTTCAATAATcagaatttattattaacaataaaatgctataactttttaatttaagagACATAACtcatcactataaataacaaCTTTTGGTTAATAACcaagtgaaatattttttgttctataacttttcatttgcaaCTATTGGAACATTGTATATTTTGAATGTATTCcaacattatttttatgtatatacgaATATCGTGTATTATGATGTAGGTTTATGAAATGACCTGATATGTGTAGATACAATAACTATATAGTTGCAATAAATTGTTCTTAAAATAGCATTTTAATCGTTGCTCTTAGCAAACATATTCTTAAAAGAACCATACAGTTGCAAGCATTCAACGACAACTAGCTTgcttatttgatttgatttttggtaATAGTGAACTGACTTCGGGTTTCAATGAACCCTCTATTTATACTTCTAATCCTTCAATAACTTCAGTGGCAGGAAAGCCCATGGGCTATAAGGATCATAATATTTTGCTGTGGGTTTCTCAATCAGCGGTACTTTTAACTTCCAGTCTTCTTCTCCTTTGTGGGTGTATTAGCAAATTTCCATGTTAGGTGACTCAATTTATCTAGTGTCCTAGACCCAGCTATCTCATTTAAAGGAACTACGGCAGTAATCTCTTTTAAATCTTCTTCTGTGAGCTTCAGTCGTACAGCATCGATGTTGCTATCGAGATTGTTATCTTGGTTGTTCCTACAAGGgtcaaaaatcatatttctaatGCAACATCAGAAAAACAAGGCTCATACAGGATGtgtatttatacaatattataGGCAAATCATTCTGCTGTGGTGTACTTGAAAGATCTGTATTATCTGATATCAAAGAAGCAAATTGGATGTTGAAAATAGGGAAAGTGACTCACCGGGAATGGGTGCTACATCATCCCCTTGATGAAGAACCCAAGCAAGTGCTAGTTGTGCAGGAGTACATCCATGCTTTTGAGCCAACTTctctgttgacaccatttttttgaataaaaacggGGTAGATTTgggtttgaaaataaaaacgaaaaaatgggagtcgccaccgatcttttttgatgaggtgtgatcggatcacattgaaaagtggttgcttttaataaacaatttaattttattaaaacaacaaatttggtccacgaaattcaaaaaaacgggtttg
This genomic window contains:
- the LOC105804685 gene encoding probable aldo-keto reductase 1 → MLGFGCMGLTGIYNYPVPEDVDISIIKQAFDIGITFFDTSDIYGPKSNELLVGKALKQLPRENVQLATEFDIVKSDPATGIAINGISEHVRASVEASLKRLDVDYIDLYYQHRVDTKTPIEDIMGELTKLVEEGKIKYIGLSGASPETIKRAHVVHPVSAIKMKWPLWTRDSADEIIPLCRELGIGIVPYSPLGRGFFGGRTVAETVPGISFLVRKLSSLSIVSFGQSSSFWL